From Campylobacter concisus, a single genomic window includes:
- a CDS encoding Vi polysaccharide biosynthesis protein VipA/TviB: protein MKIAVVGLGYVGLPLAAAFSEKYEVVGFDVNAKRIEELKSGYDRTLELSNEQMKKAIDNGMKFSLNLDDIRSCNFFIVTVPTPIDKNKRPDLTPVIKATQSVAKVLKKGDIVVYESTVYPGVTEEICVPLLEESGLKFNKDFFCGYSPERINPGDKEHTVTKIKKITSGSTPEIADKVDEVYRSIITAGTHKASSIKVAEAAKVIENTQRDINIAFINELAMLFEKLDINTIDVLEAAGTKWNFLNFRPGLVGGHCIGVDPYYLTHKAQEVGYHPEMILAGRRINDDMGKYAADQVIKLMIRKGVLINKARVLVLGMTFKENCPDIRNSRVIDVVDELKDFGCKVDVTDPWADSAEVKHEYGFELVKEYDLKDYDCIVIAVAHNEFKKLNLKGHLVYDIKNIYPEADAKL, encoded by the coding sequence ATGAAAATAGCAGTAGTAGGACTTGGATATGTTGGACTTCCACTAGCAGCAGCTTTTAGCGAAAAATACGAAGTAGTAGGCTTTGATGTAAATGCAAAACGTATAGAAGAGCTTAAAAGTGGCTATGATAGAACGCTTGAACTTAGCAATGAGCAGATGAAAAAAGCGATCGATAATGGCATGAAATTTAGCCTAAATTTAGATGACATCAGAAGTTGCAACTTCTTCATCGTAACCGTTCCAACTCCGATAGATAAGAACAAACGCCCTGATCTAACTCCAGTCATAAAAGCGACCCAGAGCGTGGCAAAAGTGCTTAAAAAAGGCGACATCGTTGTCTATGAAAGCACTGTTTATCCAGGAGTTACAGAAGAAATTTGTGTGCCGCTACTTGAAGAGAGTGGACTTAAATTTAATAAAGACTTCTTCTGCGGCTATTCGCCAGAGCGCATAAACCCAGGCGACAAAGAGCATACTGTAACTAAGATCAAAAAAATCACAAGTGGCTCGACTCCAGAGATAGCGGATAAAGTCGATGAAGTGTATCGCTCGATCATCACAGCTGGTACTCATAAAGCATCAAGTATCAAAGTAGCCGAGGCTGCAAAGGTCATCGAAAATACTCAGCGCGACATTAACATCGCCTTTATAAATGAGCTTGCAATGCTATTTGAAAAGCTTGATATCAACACCATTGACGTGCTTGAGGCGGCTGGAACGAAATGGAATTTCTTGAATTTCCGTCCAGGCTTAGTCGGCGGACACTGCATCGGCGTGGATCCATACTACCTAACTCACAAAGCTCAAGAAGTGGGTTATCATCCGGAAATGATCCTAGCGGGTCGCCGCATAAATGACGACATGGGCAAATATGCAGCTGATCAGGTGATAAAGCTAATGATAAGAAAGGGTGTTTTGATAAACAAAGCACGTGTGCTAGTGCTTGGCATGACATTTAAAGAAAACTGCCCAGATATAAGAAACTCGCGCGTTATAGATGTGGTTGATGAGCTAAAAGACTTTGGTTGCAAAGTCGATGTAACAGATCCTTGGGCTGATAGTGCTGAGGTAAAACACGAGTATGGTTTTGAACTAGTAAAAGAGTATGATTTAAAAGATTATGATTGCATTGTGATCGCGGTCGCTCACAATGAGTTTAAAAAGCTCAATCTAAAAGGTCATTTAGTTTATGATATAAAAAATATCTATCCAGAGGCTGATGCTAAGCTGTAA
- a CDS encoding general glycosylation pathway protein has product MRILFVTSTLRSGGAERVCAVIASRFSMDHDVSLVKFDKDEPFYELASGVKLINLGVGADELGLIGNLKKRVLKVLALRALIREGKFDAVISFLDAVNTLVLFSSAGLKTPIIISEHTNYLAPKRAIFKVLRRISYPFANALSVLSDEDLGHYSKFCKNVMKIYNPLFEEVRSESFDKENLIIFVGRLNKIKNCEMFVRVAANLKQSGYKFAVAGDGGERANLENLAKSLGAEIEFLGNVSDIASLYKRAKVLLSCSNFEGLGNTLIEAINYDCVRVATRTSGAKELIKDGFDGLLCEINDTDQMSKKLANLLQDEAKMGEFAKNARARLDEFSVEQIYKKWLELLKLGGVK; this is encoded by the coding sequence ATGAGGATATTATTTGTCACATCAACGCTTAGAAGTGGCGGTGCGGAGCGAGTTTGCGCGGTGATCGCATCAAGATTTAGCATGGATCACGATGTAAGCCTTGTTAAATTTGACAAAGACGAGCCATTTTACGAGCTAGCAAGCGGCGTGAAGCTCATAAATTTAGGCGTTGGAGCTGATGAGCTTGGCTTGATTGGAAATTTAAAAAAGAGAGTTTTAAAGGTGCTTGCTTTAAGAGCGCTCATACGAGAGGGCAAATTTGACGCTGTGATATCATTTTTAGACGCCGTAAATACCTTGGTGCTCTTTAGCTCGGCTGGACTAAAAACGCCTATAATCATAAGCGAACACACAAACTACCTTGCACCAAAAAGAGCCATTTTTAAGGTGCTAAGACGCATAAGCTATCCATTTGCAAACGCACTTAGCGTCCTAAGCGACGAGGATCTAGGACATTACTCGAAATTTTGCAAAAATGTGATGAAAATTTATAACCCGCTCTTTGAAGAGGTGCGAAGTGAGAGCTTTGATAAAGAAAATTTAATCATCTTTGTTGGCAGGCTAAATAAGATAAAAAACTGCGAAATGTTTGTAAGAGTGGCTGCAAACTTAAAGCAAAGCGGCTATAAATTTGCTGTCGCTGGAGATGGTGGCGAGAGGGCAAATTTAGAAAATTTAGCTAAAAGCTTGGGCGCTGAGATAGAGTTTTTAGGCAATGTAAGCGACATCGCCTCGCTTTATAAAAGGGCAAAAGTGCTGCTCTCTTGCTCAAATTTTGAGGGTCTTGGAAACACCTTGATAGAGGCGATAAACTATGACTGCGTGCGTGTTGCGACAAGGACTAGCGGAGCAAAAGAGCTTATAAAAGATGGCTTTGATGGCTTGCTTTGCGAGATAAATGACACTGATCAGATGAGCAAAAAGCTTGCAAATTTGCTGCAAGATGAGGCGAAAATGGGCGAATTTGCTAAAAATGCAAGAGCTAGACTTGATGAGTTTAGCGTGGAGCAAATTTATAAAAAATGGCTGGAGCTTTTAAAGCTTGGAGGTGTGAAGTGA
- a CDS encoding ecotin — translation MRKILLFIAACVLPLALLAGENAAKTEENIFELPISKMPPDYFKYEVAFFKEIEIDCNFAFLLGGKLEQKEDARGIYYEFIGGDELAQTMMLCKDGKKKRKVYYEFTKILPGISPIRIITPKGVSAEIRMYERVKKIEAKKKGKSK, via the coding sequence CGTGCTGCCGCTTGCGCTTTTGGCAGGCGAAAACGCGGCTAAAACCGAGGAAAATATTTTTGAGCTACCTATCTCAAAGATGCCGCCTGATTATTTTAAATACGAAGTCGCGTTTTTTAAAGAAATAGAAATCGACTGCAACTTTGCCTTTTTGCTCGGCGGAAAGCTTGAACAAAAAGAGGACGCGCGCGGAATTTATTACGAATTTATCGGCGGTGACGAGCTAGCACAAACGATGATGCTATGCAAGGACGGAAAGAAAAAGAGGAAGGTTTATTACGAATTCACTAAAATTTTACCAGGCATTAGCCCTATTAGAATCATAACTCCAAAAGGTGTAAGTGCGGAAATAAGAATGTATGAACGCGTAAAAAAGATAGAAGCAAAAAAGAAAGGAAAAAGTAAATGA
- a CDS encoding glycosyl transferase, protein MNEIYLISLAKDTKRRELLQQKFSSYDSFNLIDAVDGRELNAREYYKIISPSFKAYGKVLSPAEVGCSLSHVKAYEAFLASEAKFALIFEDDVIGDDQAIKEAFLAASKMPENSVLICGMQDGLEGRFSAFGKKVDTSLSKPLWQVSRHSFSSIYRAGAYVLTKKSAKNLLEIHKRALCTTDVWDYLLGVNDMQMYFCDLFAHPTDLSGSNIEGERLERGYSANLKAYIKTIKFILFSRLEKLQGYERIFKRG, encoded by the coding sequence ATGAATGAAATTTATCTGATCTCTTTAGCTAAAGATACCAAAAGGCGCGAGCTTTTACAGCAGAAATTTAGCTCTTATGATAGCTTTAATCTAATAGACGCAGTTGATGGCAGGGAGCTAAACGCGAGGGAGTACTATAAGATCATTTCGCCATCATTTAAAGCTTACGGCAAGGTTTTAAGCCCAGCAGAAGTTGGCTGTTCGCTCTCGCACGTAAAAGCCTACGAGGCGTTTTTGGCGAGTGAGGCGAAATTTGCCCTCATCTTTGAAGACGACGTGATAGGAGATGATCAGGCTATAAAAGAGGCCTTTTTAGCAGCTAGCAAGATGCCTGAAAACAGCGTGCTGATATGCGGCATGCAAGATGGGCTAGAAGGCAGGTTTAGCGCCTTTGGTAAAAAGGTGGATACCAGCCTAAGTAAGCCACTTTGGCAGGTCTCAAGGCACTCATTTTCAAGCATTTATAGAGCAGGGGCCTATGTGCTAACTAAAAAAAGTGCTAAAAATTTGCTTGAAATTCATAAGCGTGCGCTTTGCACGACCGATGTTTGGGACTATTTGCTTGGTGTTAATGATATGCAGATGTATTTTTGCGATCTTTTTGCGCACCCAACTGATCTTAGTGGCTCAAACATCGAGGGCGAGCGCCTTGAGAGAGGATACAGTGCAAATTTAAAGGCTTATATAAAGACAATTAAATTTATACTTTTCTCACGACTTGAAAAGCTTCAAGGCTATGAGAGAATTTTTAAAAGGGGCTAA
- a CDS encoding polysaccharide biosynthesis protein produces the protein MLINLISSIVVFVVSMGINFFLTPFILKSLGNEAFGFVGLSNAIVSYAAVVSVAINSVSGRFVAHAWHKKDLSLANTYYSSVLVVNIFFCAVVVVLSSIFILNLQSFLNVPENLLFDVRMTLVFYFVNFCVGLFNGVLTVCAFVTNKLYLLSIRNAISSAILAALIVALFYFFKPFISYIAISALVASLFVFFSTIFMSARITPDLKFSLSKFDFSKIKELLSSGIWNSFNALNRILLTGMDLFICNIFVNANATGLLSVAKAAPIILESFVAQLSGIFAPKFVELYSKNLITDLIKEAKFSMEVIAFVMSAPAAFFVVFGLDFYTLWLPFKSSEEIKFIYNVSMITLVPIVFISFVFSLFNLDSATNKLRRPAIANTILGISTIVAQIALLKFSDYGVYGIVIVAAVFYSIRILGFDLINAALNLEVKLTTFYGVYFKNLAVFALCVLAMFACKDFVSLNNWLKFAIFAAIYASAAYVLGYFLFFNAFERGIVWRKILKKIKRS, from the coding sequence ATGCTAATCAATCTAATAAGCTCGATCGTCGTTTTTGTCGTATCAATGGGCATAAATTTCTTTCTTACGCCATTTATCTTAAAAAGCCTTGGCAACGAGGCTTTTGGCTTTGTGGGCCTTAGCAACGCCATCGTTAGCTACGCAGCGGTCGTAAGTGTAGCCATAAACTCGGTCAGTGGGCGCTTTGTCGCTCATGCGTGGCACAAAAAAGATCTAAGCCTTGCAAACACCTACTACTCATCAGTCCTTGTTGTAAATATCTTCTTTTGTGCCGTTGTCGTGGTGCTTAGTTCCATTTTTATACTAAATTTGCAAAGCTTTTTAAATGTCCCTGAAAATTTACTCTTTGACGTGAGAATGACCCTTGTTTTTTACTTTGTAAATTTCTGCGTTGGGCTATTTAACGGTGTTTTGACGGTCTGTGCGTTTGTGACAAACAAGCTCTATCTACTCTCCATCAGAAATGCCATCTCAAGCGCGATCCTAGCAGCCCTCATCGTCGCACTTTTTTACTTTTTTAAGCCATTTATCTCATATATCGCCATTTCAGCGCTAGTTGCTAGCCTTTTTGTCTTTTTTAGCACTATTTTTATGTCAGCTCGCATCACACCGGATCTAAAATTTAGCCTTAGTAAATTTGACTTTTCTAAGATCAAAGAGCTTTTAAGCTCTGGCATTTGGAACAGCTTTAATGCGCTAAACCGCATACTTTTAACAGGCATGGATCTCTTTATCTGTAACATTTTTGTCAATGCAAACGCCACTGGCCTTCTTTCAGTTGCCAAGGCCGCTCCTATCATACTTGAGAGCTTTGTGGCTCAGCTTAGTGGTATATTTGCGCCAAAATTTGTCGAGCTTTACTCTAAAAATTTGATCACTGATCTTATAAAAGAGGCAAAATTCTCTATGGAAGTGATTGCCTTTGTAATGAGCGCCCCGGCTGCATTTTTCGTCGTTTTTGGGCTTGATTTTTACACGCTTTGGTTACCGTTTAAAAGTAGCGAGGAGATAAAATTTATCTATAACGTCTCGATGATCACGCTTGTGCCGATCGTATTTATCAGCTTTGTTTTTTCGCTTTTTAACCTTGATAGCGCGACAAACAAGCTTCGCCGCCCAGCGATCGCAAACACCATCCTTGGCATTAGCACTATCGTGGCACAAATAGCCCTGCTTAAGTTTAGTGACTACGGCGTTTATGGCATCGTCATCGTCGCAGCCGTTTTTTATAGCATTAGGATTTTGGGCTTTGACCTCATAAATGCCGCCTTAAATTTAGAGGTAAAGCTCACCACATTTTACGGGGTTTATTTTAAAAATTTAGCCGTTTTTGCGCTATGCGTGCTTGCGATGTTTGCCTGCAAGGACTTTGTGAGCCTAAATAACTGGCTAAAATTTGCTATCTTTGCTGCGATATACGCCAGCGCAGCTTATGTTTTGGGATATTTTTTGTTTTTTAATGCCTTCGAGCGAGGCATAGTTTGGCGTAAAATTTTAAAAAAAATTAAAAGGTCTTAA